In the Geobacter sp. FeAm09 genome, one interval contains:
- a CDS encoding indolepyruvate oxidoreductase subunit beta, with product MNNRITNILLVGVGGQGILLAAEILSEAVLLAGFDVKKSEIHGMSQRGGSVVSHVRYGSEVFSPTVPEGEGDILFGFELMETCRSLPLLKQGGTVVANDLRIAPPSVLMGREAYPEGITERIREHFPDFLLLDGQKLASEAGNVRAANTVLLGAVSRRLDIDEQYWLQAIERMVPKKALEVNKKAFLLGRSSGGSTL from the coding sequence ATGAATAACCGCATAACCAACATTCTGCTGGTCGGGGTCGGCGGGCAGGGCATCCTGCTGGCTGCGGAGATCCTTTCCGAGGCCGTGCTGCTTGCCGGTTTCGACGTCAAGAAGAGCGAGATTCACGGCATGTCCCAACGCGGCGGCAGCGTGGTCTCCCATGTGCGCTACGGCAGCGAGGTCTTTTCCCCCACGGTGCCGGAAGGGGAGGGGGACATCCTGTTCGGTTTCGAGCTGATGGAGACCTGCCGTTCCCTGCCACTGCTCAAGCAGGGGGGGACCGTGGTGGCCAACGACCTGCGCATCGCGCCGCCTTCGGTGCTCATGGGCCGGGAAGCCTACCCGGAAGGGATCACGGAGCGGATCAGGGAGCATTTTCCCGACTTCCTGCTGCTGGACGGCCAGAAACTGGCCAGCGAGGCGGGCAATGTCCGGGCCGCCAATACGGTGCTTTTGGGGGCCGTATCCCGGCGGCTGGATATCGATGAGCAATACTGGCTGCAGGCTATCGAAAGGATGGTGCCGAAGAAGGCGCTGGAGGTGAATAAAAAAGCCTTCCTCCTGGGCCGTTCCTCCGGGGGGAGCACGCTATGA
- the iorA gene encoding indolepyruvate ferredoxin oxidoreductase subunit alpha, translating to MKKEILSGNEAIARGAYEAGCRVACAYPGTPSTEILENTVNYKEINSSWAPNEKVALEVAIGASFGGGRALCTMKHVGVNVAADPLFTLSYTGVNGGLVLVTADDPEMHSSQNEQDNRNYAKFAKVPMLEPADSLECKEFTRLAFELSEQYDTPVMLRTTTRISHSKSIVTLGERANDLPEPKLIKNAAKLVMLPGNARVRHPLVEERITNLSEAGATMAINRRELRDTSIGIITSGVCYQYVREALPDASTLKLGMVHPLPQALIREFAAQVDKLYVVEELDPFIEEQVKALGIAVTGKELISLCGELSPGRIRTAFGLQQPPVAAGDTLPGRPPNMCPGCPHRGVFFALNQLKAYVTGDIGCYTLGFMPPLSAMDTCVCMGASIGMATGVSKVVSEEEKKKVVAVIGDSTFLHTGINGLMDMVYNNSSSTVVILDNRITAMTGRQDNPASGFTLMDDPSHRIDFPLLCKSLGVKHIRVINPFDLEQTQSVLREEMARPETSVIITDKPCVLVKREGVFQKGPAYEVAVEKCTGCRACLKIGCPAIEWRPAGDGSKKGKAFIDPLLCTGCDVCRQLCKFDAIGRGK from the coding sequence ATGAAGAAAGAAATCCTGTCCGGCAATGAGGCCATTGCCCGGGGCGCCTACGAGGCCGGCTGTCGTGTGGCCTGCGCCTATCCCGGCACCCCCTCCACCGAGATCCTCGAAAATACCGTCAACTACAAGGAAATCAACTCCTCCTGGGCTCCCAACGAAAAGGTTGCCCTGGAGGTGGCCATCGGGGCCTCCTTCGGCGGCGGCCGCGCCCTGTGCACCATGAAGCATGTGGGAGTCAACGTGGCGGCCGATCCGCTCTTCACCCTTTCCTATACCGGCGTGAACGGCGGTCTGGTCCTGGTCACGGCCGATGATCCCGAGATGCACTCCTCCCAGAACGAACAGGATAACCGCAACTACGCCAAGTTTGCCAAGGTGCCGATGCTGGAGCCTGCCGATTCCCTGGAATGCAAGGAATTTACCCGGCTGGCCTTTGAACTCTCCGAGCAGTACGACACCCCGGTCATGCTGCGCACCACCACCCGCATCTCCCATAGCAAGTCCATCGTCACCTTGGGCGAGCGGGCGAACGACCTGCCCGAGCCGAAGCTGATCAAAAATGCCGCCAAACTGGTGATGCTGCCGGGCAATGCCCGTGTCCGACATCCTCTGGTGGAGGAGCGCATCACAAACCTCTCCGAGGCGGGCGCCACCATGGCCATCAACCGCCGGGAACTGCGCGACACCTCCATCGGCATCATCACCTCAGGCGTCTGTTACCAGTATGTGCGCGAGGCCCTGCCCGACGCATCGACCCTCAAGCTGGGCATGGTGCACCCCCTGCCTCAGGCGTTGATTCGTGAATTCGCCGCCCAGGTGGACAAGCTCTACGTGGTGGAGGAGTTGGACCCCTTTATCGAGGAGCAGGTCAAGGCCCTGGGCATCGCCGTGACCGGCAAGGAACTGATCTCCTTGTGCGGCGAGCTGTCCCCGGGGCGGATTCGCACCGCTTTCGGCCTTCAGCAGCCCCCCGTCGCCGCCGGCGACACGCTCCCCGGGCGGCCACCCAACATGTGTCCCGGTTGCCCCCACCGCGGGGTGTTCTTCGCCCTCAACCAGCTCAAGGCCTACGTTACCGGCGATATCGGCTGTTACACCCTGGGGTTCATGCCGCCGCTCTCGGCCATGGATACCTGCGTCTGCATGGGCGCCTCCATCGGCATGGCCACCGGCGTCAGCAAGGTCGTATCGGAGGAGGAGAAAAAGAAGGTCGTGGCCGTGATCGGCGACTCCACCTTCCTGCATACCGGCATCAACGGCCTGATGGACATGGTCTACAATAACTCGTCCTCCACGGTGGTGATCCTGGACAACCGCATTACCGCCATGACCGGCCGCCAGGACAATCCTGCCTCCGGCTTCACCCTGATGGACGACCCGTCCCACCGCATAGATTTCCCCCTGCTCTGCAAATCGCTGGGGGTCAAGCATATCCGGGTGATCAACCCCTTTGACCTGGAGCAGACCCAAAGCGTGCTTCGGGAGGAGATGGCGCGCCCCGAAACCTCCGTGATCATCACCGACAAGCCCTGCGTCCTGGTCAAGCGGGAAGGGGTCTTTCAAAAGGGGCCGGCCTATGAGGTTGCGGTCGAGAAGTGCACCGGTTGCCGCGCCTGCCTCAAGATCGGCTGTCCGGCCATCGAGTGGCGACCGGCCGGAGACGGCAGCAAGAAGGGCAAGGCTTTCATCGACCCGCTGCTCTGCACCGGTTGCGACGTCTGCCGGCAGCTGTGCAAGTTCGACGCGATCGGGAGGGGCAAATGA
- a CDS encoding ATP-binding cassette domain-containing protein yields the protein MSWSVEFRNVACAGLPEKVSLQIQGGRSALVVTPRGDEGHMLVRLITGLSHPVHGSVHVDGQDLAGLSSAQIYRMRQRIGIVPQKGGLVSNLKLWENMTLPLLYTRGNVPPEAEETALRYLEMFGYRGNIMALPAHLTPHEKRMAAFIRAALCSPQVMVYANCFDDLTGAVRAQWGAITTEFHRSSPGMTSICLAASPDVARDVPVDDIISLQ from the coding sequence ATGTCGTGGAGTGTGGAATTCAGAAACGTTGCCTGCGCTGGCCTCCCGGAAAAGGTTTCGCTCCAGATCCAGGGAGGGCGTTCGGCCCTGGTGGTCACCCCGCGGGGGGATGAAGGGCACATGCTGGTGCGGCTCATTACCGGCCTGTCCCATCCTGTCCACGGTTCGGTGCATGTGGATGGCCAGGACCTGGCCGGGCTGTCGTCGGCACAGATCTACCGGATGCGGCAGCGCATCGGCATTGTCCCGCAAAAAGGCGGTCTGGTTTCAAACCTGAAGCTCTGGGAGAATATGACGCTGCCCCTGCTCTACACCCGGGGGAACGTCCCGCCGGAAGCGGAAGAAACGGCCCTGCGCTATTTGGAGATGTTCGGCTACCGCGGCAACATCATGGCCCTGCCCGCCCACTTGACGCCCCACGAAAAGCGCATGGCGGCCTTTATCCGGGCCGCCCTGTGCTCGCCGCAGGTCATGGTCTACGCCAACTGCTTCGACGACCTGACGGGGGCGGTACGCGCCCAATGGGGTGCCATCACAACGGAATTTCACCGCAGTTCACCCGGCATGACGTCGATCTGTCTGGCCGCCTCGCCGGACGTGGCCCGGGACGTGCCGGTCGACGACATCATTTCGCTCCAGTGA
- a CDS encoding MlaD family protein, with protein sequence MIREQDPRFKHLERKIGIFIALALAGIAVAIVLFGLQKDFFSKKYSLHFTVDRGTGFTKGMPVKLSGFRIGRVTSIALNDQAMVDIAIEIDSKYRTWIRSDSIVKQVKEGLVGDTIVEVSVGSLDKPELKNNEAISYVKTKALDELADEIADKVKPVLIEVRDIIGYVNDPNGDLKKTIRNLELLTRNLEGTRRNADRLLVSANGNMDRIAGQASSVLDTTNRKIESIDLAPTLDKVNNAIDTLDRKLPPLLDKADATLGNVAQISRDTRTKLPGLLSQAEDVMFSTDKLLNSLQNTWLLRDSSPPAGNQLFIRGDSYE encoded by the coding sequence ATGATACGCGAACAAGATCCCAGGTTCAAACATCTCGAACGAAAGATCGGCATCTTCATAGCGCTTGCCCTGGCCGGCATTGCCGTGGCCATTGTCTTGTTCGGCCTGCAGAAGGATTTCTTCTCCAAAAAATACAGCCTGCATTTTACCGTGGACCGGGGCACCGGCTTCACCAAGGGGATGCCGGTCAAACTCTCCGGGTTCAGGATCGGCCGGGTCACCTCCATCGCCCTCAACGACCAGGCCATGGTGGATATCGCCATCGAGATCGACAGCAAGTACCGGACCTGGATCCGCAGCGACTCCATCGTCAAGCAGGTCAAGGAAGGGTTGGTGGGCGACACCATCGTCGAGGTTTCGGTCGGCTCCCTCGACAAGCCGGAACTGAAGAACAACGAGGCCATCAGCTACGTGAAAACCAAGGCGCTGGACGAGTTGGCCGACGAGATTGCCGACAAGGTCAAGCCGGTCCTGATCGAGGTGCGGGACATCATCGGCTATGTCAACGACCCCAACGGCGATCTCAAGAAAACCATTCGCAACCTGGAGCTACTGACCCGCAACCTGGAGGGGACCCGCCGGAATGCCGACCGGCTGCTCGTATCGGCCAACGGCAACATGGACCGCATTGCCGGACAGGCCAGCAGCGTGCTCGACACCACCAACCGGAAAATCGAGAGCATCGACCTGGCACCGACCCTGGACAAGGTGAATAACGCCATCGATACGCTGGACAGAAAATTGCCGCCGCTCCTGGACAAGGCCGACGCCACCCTGGGCAACGTGGCGCAGATCTCCCGGGACACCCGCACCAAGCTGCCCGGCCTGCTCTCCCAGGCCGAAGACGTCATGTTCAGCACCGACAAGCTGCTCAATTCCCTCCAGAATACCTGGCTCTTGCGGGATTCGTCCCCGCCGGCGGGCAATCAGCTGTTCATCAGGGGGGACAGCTATGAATAG
- a CDS encoding lipopolysaccharide assembly protein LapB translates to MNSWHTPRQRLAVLLALLFLAGCFGGGTKVVRSEAQSRADTLLKRAIRAEQKGEAAEADRLFREALTISSSIEDTPAKAVELINLARLSRLHNDLAAAAAAIDAALALLTSQGNLYSEAAHEKALICLAGGDPATALTWAQRAAAAETGTSLGRRLNLVGRIFLAQGEWLKAGQTVKRALEENRGDNNREERANSLRMLGILARHGNDPDGAEQLLKEALGIDKQIGASAKIAADLEELAATARAAGDHNKTARYLERASDVHYNAGRFGAAGVAQSALADLFSQLGDGSRAEASRAKARELAERASAQKPTTPPATTSPSSSP, encoded by the coding sequence ATGAATAGCTGGCACACACCCCGGCAGCGACTGGCCGTTCTGCTGGCCCTCCTCTTCCTGGCGGGCTGCTTTGGCGGCGGCACCAAGGTGGTGCGCTCCGAGGCCCAATCCCGGGCCGACACGCTCCTCAAGCGGGCCATCCGTGCCGAACAGAAGGGAGAGGCTGCCGAGGCCGACAGGCTGTTCAGGGAGGCGCTCACCATCAGTTCGTCCATCGAGGACACCCCGGCGAAAGCGGTGGAACTCATCAACCTGGCCCGGCTGAGCCGCTTGCACAACGACCTTGCCGCCGCCGCAGCCGCCATCGATGCAGCGCTGGCGCTACTCACCTCCCAGGGCAACCTCTACAGCGAGGCGGCCCACGAGAAGGCGCTTATCTGCCTGGCCGGCGGCGATCCGGCAACCGCACTGACCTGGGCACAGCGGGCCGCAGCGGCGGAAACGGGGACATCCCTGGGGAGGCGGCTCAACCTGGTGGGGCGCATCTTCCTGGCGCAGGGGGAGTGGCTCAAGGCCGGTCAGACGGTGAAAAGGGCTTTGGAGGAGAATCGTGGGGACAACAACCGGGAGGAACGGGCCAATTCCCTGCGGATGTTGGGAATCCTCGCCCGGCACGGCAACGATCCGGACGGGGCGGAGCAGTTATTGAAGGAAGCGCTGGGGATCGACAAGCAGATCGGCGCCAGCGCCAAAATCGCCGCGGATCTGGAGGAGTTGGCAGCCACGGCCCGCGCAGCCGGGGACCACAACAAAACGGCCCGCTACCTGGAGCGGGCCTCTGATGTTCACTACAACGCCGGCAGGTTCGGGGCGGCCGGGGTGGCCCAGTCTGCGCTGGCGGACCTGTTCAGCCAATTGGGGGACGGCTCCCGGGCCGAGGCTTCCCGGGCAAAGGCCCGCGAACTGGCCGAGCGGGCATCGGCTCAAAAGCCGACGACGCCACCCGCAACCACCAGTCCCTCCAGCAGCCCGTAG